The proteins below come from a single Triplophysa rosa linkage group LG12, Trosa_1v2, whole genome shotgun sequence genomic window:
- the arsa gene encoding arylsulfatase A, whose translation MGSKMIAFFALIAVACVRASPPNFVLIFADDLGYGDLGCFGHPSSLTPNLDRLAANGLRFTDFYVTSPVCSPSRAALLTGRYQTRSGIYPGVLYPSSKGGLPLKETTIAEVLKSKGYSTAMVGKWHLGVGPNGIYLPTRQGFDNYLGIPYSHDQGPCQNLTCFPPDVKCFGRCDQGVVTVPLMLGETIKQQPADFLKIEKAYGDFASQFIRVAAQNERPFFLYYPSHHTHYPQYAGEEYAGKSLRGPFGDALMEFDGTIGKILQTLLETDVINNTLVFFTGDNGPELMRRSRGGNSGLLKCGKGTTYEGGMREPAVAYWPGFIQPGVTHAMSSSLDILPTFAKLAGASLPEVQLDGVEMTNILFNLGPSKRETMFYYPTDPSEKYSVFAVRWGKYKAHYYTRGATHSETTPDQDCSLFAFQKYHDPPLLFDLEADPSENYNLTGPDWDPVRKQIKVLKEQFEATMVFGESEIGKGKDPTLQPCCTPDCSPKPDCCRCNSEL comes from the exons ATGGGTTCAAAGATGATAGCGTTTTTTGCATTGATCGCAGTTGCGTGTGTTCGTGCATCTCCGCCGAATTTCGTGCTTATCTTCGCTGATGATTTGGGCTACGGTGATCTGGGATGTTTCGGGCACCCGAGCTCTCTGACCCCGAATCTGGACCGACTCGCGGCAAACGGGCTACGCTTTACCGACTTCTACGTCACGAGTCCCGTGTGCAGCCCCTCCAG GGCTGCACTGCTAACGGGTCGGTATCAGACTCGCTCCGGGATCTATCCGGGTGTGCTGTATCCGAGTTCAAAAGGGGGTCTCCCTCTCAAGGAGACCACCATCGCAGAGGTGCTGAAGTCCAAGGGTTATTCAACAGCCATGGTGGGAAAATGGCATCTGGGTGTTGGGCCGAACGGCATTTATCTGCCCACCCGACAGGGCTTTGACAATTATCTTGGTATCCCATACTCTCACGACCAA GGTCCGTGTCAGAATCTCACCTGCTTCCCTCCGGATGTGAAGTGCTTTGGTCGCTGTGATCAGGGTGTGGTAACTGTGCCTCTCATGTTGGGAGAGACGATCAAGCAGCAGCCTGCCGATTTCCTGAAGATTGAGAAGGCCTACGGCGACTTTGCCTCTCAGTTCATTCGAGTTGCCGCCCAAAATGAGCGACCCTTCTTTCTGTACTACCCTTCACAT cATACACACTACCCTCAGTATGCAGGTGAAGAGTATGCAGGTAAGTCCCTTCGAGGGCCGTTCGGCGATGCACTGATGGAGTTTGATGGCACTATTGGGAAGATTCTGCAGACTTTGTTGGAAACAGACGTGATCAACAATACACTGGTCTTCTTCACTGGTGACAATGG GCCAGAGCTGATGCGGAGGTCTCGTGGTGGAAATTCAGGACTGCTAAAATGTGGCAAAGGCACAACTTACGAAGGAGGAATGAGAGAGCCGGCCGTGGCGTATTGGCCAGGTTTCATCCAACCAG GTGTGACTCATGCTATGTCCAGTTCTTTAGACATTCTGCCCACTTTTGCCAAATTGGCAGGGGCTTCATTACCTGAGGTGCAACTGGATGGGGTGGAAATGACAAATATCCTGTTCAATCTCGGACCG AGTAAAAGAGAGACCATGTTTTACTACCCCACTGATCCAAGCGAGAAGTATAGTGTGTTTGCAGTGAGATGGGGAAAATACAAAGCTCATTACTACACACGGG GCGCCACTCATAGTGAGACCACCCCAGACCAGGACTGTTCCTTATTCGCCTTCCAAAAGTATCATGACCCCCCTTTACTCTTTGACCTGGAGGCAGACCCCTCAGAGAACTACAACCTCACCGGTCCAGACTGGGATCCTGTGCGGAAGCAGATCAAGGTTTTGAAGGAGCAGTTTGAGGCTACTATGGTGTTTGGAGAGAGTGAGATTGGAAAAGGGAAGGACCCCACGCTACAGCCCTGCTGTACGCCAGATTGCTCCCCTAAACCCGACTGCTGCCGCTGCAATTCTGAGCTGTGA